CCGTACGACGCCCCCGTGGCCCGCCAGCTCAGCATGCTCGGCATCAGCCCGCGGGTGGAGGTGTCCGTGCAGACCTTCCAGCTGCTCCCGCACATGGTCGAGGGCACCCGCAGGATCGCGATGATCCAGGAACGCCTGGCCCGCAGGGCGGTCCGCTCCGCGGCGGTACGCGTCCTGCCCTGTCCCTTCGAGGCGGTCCCGGTGGGCCAGGCGATGTGGTGGCACCCGGTGCACACGCAGGACGCGGCGCACATCTGGCTGCGACGGAAGGCGGAGGAGGTGGGGGAGACGCTGACAGCGACTCCCTAGGGGCGCGGGGAACTGCGCGACCAACCACGACGGCCCGCAGTCGGACGACGACCCATGAGACCCACACCGACACCGCCCGCGGCAACCCCCAACACCCCCACCGCCCCCGCCAGGCTCCCCACCACGGCCTCCCCGGCCAGCAGCACCAGCGGACAGACGAACTCCCCGCCGAAGAACGCGGCCAGCCACAGCCCCGTCCCGCGCCCCCGGTCCGCGAAGGCCAGCCGGGACATCGCACTGGTCAGCAGGGCCGGCAGCAGCATCCCGGTGCCGACGCAGTTGATCACCGCCCCGATCACCAGCAGCGCCGCGTTCCCGGCCACGGACATCACCCCGAAGCCGGCCGCGCACACCGCCAGCGCCACGGGCAGCAAGGGCTCGGGCGCACGCCTCAGCCGCGCGAAGACCACCGCCCCGCCCATCGTGGCAGCGCTGGCGACCGCGGTGGCCAGGCCGATCACCCCGGAGCTCTCGACGCCGAGATCGTCGAGCAGGTACGACATCTCGACCGGCACGGTGTAGAAGACCATCGCCCCGAAGAAGGTGAGCGCGCAGACGCCGCCCAACTGCCGCCAGGGAAAGGCGCGTCGGGGTTCGACGACCGCTGCCGATCCACTCGTCACCGGCGCCGGCAGCGCCGAGGCCATCAGCGGCGCCAGCACCAGGCTCACCGCGTACACCCAGAACGGCACCCGCCACCCCGCCGACCCGGCGGCCCCGCCGAGCACGAAGAAGACGGTGGCCGACGCGGAGGCGCACATGGTCTGAAGGGCGAGGTACCTCACGCGCCGCTGCCCGCTGTAGTAGTCGCCGATCAGCGTGGTGCAGCACGTCATGATCGCGGCTTCGGCGACCCCGACCAGCGCCCGGCTCGCGATGATCGCGCCGAGGGACTCCAGCCACAGCGGCGCCGTGCCGAACCCGGCGTACAGCACGGTCGCCACGATCAGCAGCCGTCTGCGGCCCAGCCGGTCCACGATCACCCCGGCGAACGGTGCGAGCAGCGCGAGCGCCAGCGCCGGGACGGTCAGCGCCAGCGGCACCAGCGCCTTGGCGCCGGGCACCGACGCGAAGTGGTCCTGCATCTTCGGCAGCACCGGGGCGATCAGCACCGCCCCCAGGATCGGCAGACAGCTGCCCGCCATGAGCAGCGTCACGCGCAGCAGATGGGCCGGGCCCGAGACGGTGACGGGCGACACGGCGGCGTCGTCCGTCACGGTGGGGGACGGGGGCACGGAACCGGGCATGGCGACTCCAGGGGAGGGGTGCGGGAGCGGGCATGCCGGGCGAGGCGCCGACGCGGCGCACGGCATGCGGGGGACGTCCGCACCTGCGCGGGCGGCGGTGGCCGGGCCGGACGGCGGGGTGCGGGTAGCGACGACTATGAGCGGCCTGGCCCGCCCACCGCCATCCCTCCCGCGATCCGAATCCCGTATCCACCGCATCCACCCCGTGAATGGGCTCGCGTTTGTGGAGGCACCTCAGAAGGTGCTGTACGAGGGTGCTCCCTCGTCCGCCAGCGTGGTGTACGGCAGCATGACCAGCGCGATGGCGCCGGACTGCGCCCGGGCGGGGCGCAACTGGACGCGGATGCCGTGCCGTTCCGCGAGACGGCCCACCACGAACAGCCCCATGCGCTGGGAGATCGCCGAGTCCACGGTCGGCGGGTCGGCGAGTTTGCGGTTGAGGTCGGCGAAGTCCTGCGGGGTGAGGCCGACCCCCTCGTCGTGGATCTCCACCATGGCGCGGCCGTCCGGGAGCTGGGCGGCGGTGACGCGTACCGCGCTGCGCGGGGAGGAGAACGTGGTCGCGTTCTCCAGCAGTTCGGCCAGCAGATGCACGAGGTCGCTGGCGGCACGCGCGTGGACCAGGGTCTCGGGGATGCCGGAGATCTGGATCCGTTCGTACTGCTCGACCTCGGACGCGGCGGCCCGCACCGTGTCGATCAGCGGCATCGGCTGGTCCCAGCGGTGCCGGGGCTCCTCCCCGGCGAGCACGAGCAGGTTCTCGCCGTTGCGGCGCATGCGCGTCGCCAGATGGTCCAGGCGGAACAGGTTCTCCAGCTGGTCGGGGTCGGCCTCGTGCTTCTCCAGGTCGGTCAGCAGATGCAGCTGGCCCTCCACCAGCGCCTCGGAGCGGCGCGAGAGGCTGGTGAAGATGGTGCTGATGTTGCCGCGCAACAGGGCCTGCTCGGCGGCGAGTTGGACCGCCTCGCGATGGACCTGGTCGAAGGCCCTGGCGACCTCGCCGATCTCGTCCCGGGTGGCGATGGGGATGGGGGTGACCCGCGTGTCCACCGGATGCGGGCGGGGCTGGGACAACTTGTCGACCAGCGCGGGCAGTTGCTTCTGGGCGATGTCCAGGGCGGCACCGCGCAGCCGGCGCATGCTGCCGGTCATCGAGCGCGCGACCCACGCGGCCAGCAGAAAGGCGAGCACGACCGCGGCGACGACGACCGAGGAGTTGACGACCGCGTCCCGTCGGGCGTCGTCGGAGATCCCCTCCGCCTTGGCGAGCGCGGTGTCCGTCAGCTGCACCTCGACGCTGCGGTAGGCGTCGAAGGCAAGCGTGGAGGCGGTGAAGTAGGACTCCGCGGTGATGCCGTCGGCCGCCAGCTGCTCGGCCGAGGCGCCCGACGAGATCTCGTCGATCATCTCCGCCAGCGGCGGCGGGGCGACGAACGTCTTTCCCGCGTCCGCCGCCTGCTGTGCCGCCGTGGCCGTGAGCGCCTTGCCTTTCGCCCGCGCGGCGGCCATGGCGTCGTCGAGCCGGTTCATGTCCTCGGTGGTGCCGGCGCCGGCGAACTCCTGGAGCGCGACCTGCTGGAGGTAGGCGTAGGAACGGAACGTGGCCAGCTGTACGGCCAGTTCACCGTCCGCCTGCTTCTCGCGGTCCTCGACCAGGACGCGCTGGCCGATCGCCCGGGTCAGCGACTCGGCGGCCTGGGTCAGCGAAATGGCGTAGAGCGTACGGCCGAAGCTGGCCTGGTTGCTGCTGCCGAAGCCCAGCTCGTTCGAGAGCTCCATCAGGGGATGCTGGACCAGGTGGTATTTCTCCTCCGTCTGGACGCCGGGCAGCTTGTCCGTGAAGGCGTCCTCACGCAACTCCGTCAGGGCCTTCTCGCCGGTGCGGACCGCCGCGACCCGCTGGAGCAGCCGGGCCGAGCGCGGCATGTTCGCCACCGCCGCGTCGAAGTCCTCGCGGTCCTGGTCGGTGATCGCCCGGGCCTTCGTGATCGCGGCGTCCGACCGCTTCCCCTGGAGCAGCGGGACCACCGACACGTCCCGTTCGTTGATGACGTCACTCGCGTACTTGTTGGCCGTCTGCACCAGTTGGGCGACCCGCACGGCGTCCTCGGCGTCCTGGAGCGTGTCCACCGAGCGCTTCACCCGGAAGGCCCCGAGGGACAGCGCGACCAGCACCGGTATGAGGAGGACGACGTACAGGCGTTTCGCCATGCGCCAGTTCTGCATGGATAACCGGGCCCGGCTTGCTGTTCTCACGTGCGTGAAGGCCTTTCGTGATGGGGTCAGGTGAACCGGCGCAGGATCCGGTCCTTGCCGCGGGTGAACGGCGGATACGCCAGCCGCAGGGTGTCCGGCAGCCGCGGCTTGTCGAGTACGGCCTTGAGATGGCTGAACGTGTCGATGGAGTGCGTCCCGTGGTAGCGGCCAAGACCGCTCTCCCCGACCCCACCGAACGGCAGCCCGGGTACGGCGAGATGGGCGTTGGGCACCCCGAACGCCAGGGCGCCGGAGGAGGTTTCCGCCGTCAGCCTGCGCTTGGACGCGGCGGAGGCGGTGAACGCGTAGAGCGCGAGCGGCTTTTCGCGCGCGGTGATGAACGAGATCGCCGCGGTGAGGTCGGGGACCCGGACGACGGGCAGGATCGGCCCGAAGATCTCCTCGCGCATCACGGGGGAGTCGAGGTCGACGTCGGCGAGGACGGTGGGCGCGAAGTAGAGCCGGGAGCGGTCGTGTGCACCGCCGACCACGACCCGGCCGCCGGCGGGCAGCGCGGCGAGCCGGTCGAAGTGCCGCTCGTTGACGATCCGGCCGTAGTCCTCGCTCGTGGCCGGGTCCGGGCCGTACATCTCCCGGATCGCGGCGCCCAGCGCCTCCTCCAGGCCGTCGGCCGTGTCGCCGACGGCCAGGACGTAGTCGGGCGCGACACATGTCTGCCCGGCGTTCATGAACTTGCCCCAGGCGATACGGCGGGCGACCGCGGTCGGATCGGTGCCCGGTTCGACCACGACGGGGCTCTTGCCGCCGAGTTCGAGGGTGACCGGGGTGAGATGCCGGGCGGCAGCGGCCATCACGATGCGTCCCACCGTGCCGTTGCCGGTGTAGAACACATGGTCGAACTGCTGCTCCAGCAAGGCTGTCGTCTCCGCCACGCCCCCTTCTACGACGGCGACGGCCTCCGGGTTCAGTACCCGGGGCAGCCACTGTGCGAGGGCGGCCGAGGTCGCCGGGGCCAGTTCGCTCGGTTTGACGACCGCGCAGTTGCCCGCGGCGAGCGCGCCGACCAGCGGGGCCAGGGCCAGTTGCAGCGGATAGTTCCACGGGCTGATGATCAGTACCGTGCCCAGTGGCTCGCGCACGGTGCGGGCCCGGGCCGGCGCCAGGGCGAGCGGTACGCCGACCCGGCGCGGGCGCAGCCACCGGTCCAGATGGCGCAGGGTGTGGTCGATCTCATTGACCAGGAACCCGATCTCGGTGGTGTACGCCTCCGTACGGCTCTTGCCGAGGTCGGCGCGGAGGGCCGCCGCGAACACCTCCTCATGCTCGGTCAACATCCGCCGCAGGGCGCGGAGTTGGGACTTGCGCCAGGCCAGGGGGCGGGTCAGGCCGGTGGCGAAGGCGGCGTTCAGACGGGAGACGGTGTCGGACGCCGTGGCGGGACGTGCCAGGTCTGTGGAGGAGGGCATGCGGGCGAGCATAAACGAAACGAAAGCTTTTCGTTTCTGTATTCGGTTTATTCTGTGGCCCATGAGTCCCGAGCGCTCCGCCACTTCCCCGAATCCCCCGGCCCTCCAGGCGTCGGCCGTGCTGCTCCGCGGCGCCCTCGACCGCCCCGAGCGGGAGCTGTTGCCCCCCGGCGGCCCCTGGAACCTCTCCCAGACGCTCCAGCACTGCGCCCAGACCGTCCGCTACTCCGTCGTCGGCTACCCGCGCCTCAAGCCCGCCCTGTTCCGGGCCACGGCGGGCGCGCTCGCCAAACGGCTCTTCCTGCGGCGCGGCGCGATGAAGCACCCGCTGGGCGCGGAGATCGACGGTGCCCCGCCGCTGGCGGCGGACCGGCCGGCGGCGGACGCCCTCGCCGACTTCGAGGACGCCGTCGCCCTGTTCACCGCCCACACCGGCGACCACGCCGCGCATCCCGCGTACGGCCGCTGCACCCACGAGGAGTTCGAGCGCCTGCACGCCTTCCACCTCGCCGAGCACCTCCCGGGGCTGACGCGTGACTGACGTCGTACCGCAGCGGGGGCGGCCCCGTGACGCCTCGCGGGACCGGGCCCTGCTGGAGGCCACGCTCGCCGTCCTGGCCGAGAGCGGCTACGGCGGGCTGACCACGGCCGCGGTGGCCGCCCGCGCCGGCGTCTCCACGGCCACCCTTTACCGCCGCTGGTCCTCCAAGGAGGACCTGGTGATCGCCGCCGTGGCCGCCTTCGCCGGGGACCTCGGGGCCCAGCCCGACACCGGCACGCTCGAAGGCGACCTGCGCGACCTGCTGCGGGACAAGGCCGTCGCGCTGACCGGCCGCAGCGGTCAGCTGATCCGCACCCTGATCGGTGAGGCCGCCCACAACGACGCCCTGGCCGAAGCGCTCACGGCGGCGCTGATGGCACCGGTGCGGGAGCGGGTGGACGTGCTCGTGGAGCGTGCCGTCGTACGGGGTGAGATCCCGCCGCTCGACGACCGCGAGCTGGCCGGTGACCTGGTGATCGGCCCGGTGGTGAGCCTGTTCACCCTCGCCCCGCAGCCGCCTCACGAGATCGCCGAGGCCACGGCGCTGGCGGCGGCGGACCGGCTGCTGCCGTTCGTGCTGCGCGCGGTCGGTGGGGGATCCGTGACGCACTGAGGGCGATGTCGAAGATCCGTGCCTGAGGGGTGCCGGATATCGGATTTCCGGCGATCGACGGCCGGTGGCTGGATGGGGGCGGCGGGCGGCACTCAAGGTGGGCGCCGTCAGTCGCTCCGCGCCCGGTAGCTCCGGCGCCCTCAGGAAGAGTCCCTCGTGAACGCCACGACCACGGCACACGCACCGCAGGAACGACGGGCCGCCACGCTCGTCATGGCCTGCGTCGGTGTGTTCGTCGCCTATCTGCCGGTGACCACCGTCTCCGTCAGCCTGCCCGCCATCCAGCGGGCCCTCGACGCCTCCACCGCCCAGCTCTCCTGGGTCTCCGACGCGTTCGTCCTGCCCATGGCCGCGCTCATCCTGACCGCCGGGGTCTTCGGTGACGCCCACGGCCGCAAGAAGGTCTACCAGGCGGGCCTCGCCCTCAGCGGCCTCGGCGCCCTGGTCGCGCTGTGCGCACAGAACATCGAACTCGTCTGGGCCGGACAGGCCCTGGCCGGCGTGGGCTCGGCCGCGCTGCTGCCCACCACCCTCGCCCTGATCAGCCACGCGGTCCCCGATCCGCGCGAGCGCGGCAGGTTCATCGGCCTGTGGGCCACCGCGCTCACCGCCGCCCTCGCCCTGGGCCCGCTCATCGCCGGCGTCGTCCTCGACCACTTCGGCTGGCGCTGGATCTACCTGCTGCCCGTGCCGGCCTCGCTCCTCGCCGCGGTCTGCGCGGCCAGGCTGCTGACCGACTCCCGCGCCCCGGGCTCGCGCCGACTGGACTGGCCGGGCCAGACCACCGCCGCACTGGCCATCACCGCCCTCGTCTACGGGATCATCGAGGGCGGCGCCACGTCCTTCACCGAACCCAAGGTGATGGTCGCCCTGTCGACCGCCGCGGTCGCAGCCGTCGCGTTCGTCCTGGTGGAACGCTCCAGCGCCGACCCCATGCTCGACCTCTCTTTGTTCCGCAGCCCGGCCTTCACCGCCACCACGCTGATCGCCATGATCAGTTTCCTCGGCCTGATCGGGTTCTTCTTCGCCCTCAGCCTCTACTTCGGCATGGTCCAGCATCTGTCCACGCTCGACGCGGCCTGGCGGCTGCTGACGGTCACGGTGGTCCCGCTCGCGCTCGGCGCCCCCGTAGGCCGCCTGGTCCACCGGGTCTCGTCGCGGCTGCTCATCCCCGGCGGCCTCCTCGTCACCTCCGTCGCTCTGCTCTCCCTCACCGGCATCGACGCGCACACGTCCTTCGGGTCACTGGCCTGGCGGCTGGCGCTGCTCGGCCTCGGACTGGCCTTCGTCATCACCCCGATGACCGCCACCGCGGTCAGCTCGGTGCCGTACCACCAGGCCGGCATGGCCGCCGCCGGCAACAACGCCTTCCGCCAGGTCGGCGGCGCGCTGGGCCCCGCGATCCTCGGCGCCCTGCTGTCGGCCAAGGCGGTCGACGCCCTCCCCGGCCACCTCACCGACGCGGGCCTCACCGGAGCGACCGTCCGGCAGGTCGCCGACGTCGCCGACCACGACGGCATAGGCGCCGTCGCCGGAATGAACCTCGGCGCGGACACGCCCCGCGTGCTGACCGCCCTCTCCGACGCCTTCCTCGACGGCCTCCAGCTCTGCCTCACCGTCGCCGCCGTCCTGACACTCCTGGCAGCCGTCGTAGGAACGCTGCTCCTACGACGCCCAGACCACCCGACACCCACCAAGCCGGCCGAGCACAGCCCGAAGACATCCGAGACCCCATCACCGGTGGGGTGACCTCCCAACGCGACCGGCGCCGCCGCGTTACGGGACGGCCCCGGAACACGGCCGGCATCGCCGGTTGACGGGACGGTCTCCAGAACGCGGTCGATGCCCCGTCGCCGACGGGACGGCACTCGTACGCGTCGGTGCCCTCGTGTGTGGGCCGTGTTCCGACCGCGGTCGGTGTCGTCGGCCCGCGGGACGGGCTCCGGGCGTGGCCGGGGCCTTGTCGCCGGTGGGACGGCACTCGTACGCGGCTGAGATCGCCGTGTTACGGAACGGCCGCCGGCCGCGGTCGGCCTCGCCGTCCGGCGGGACGGCACCCGAACGTGGGCGGCGTCGCCTCGCTTGGCGGGAGGGCAGTCGGCGTACCGGCCGTGCGCAGCGAGCGGGGCGTCGGTTCGGTGGTGGCGCGGCGTCCGTGGGGACGGGCACGGCGCGCCGCAGGGGCCCGGGATCGCGCAGGATGATCCCGGGCCCCGCGACCGGGCGGAAGCCCGCACCGCACCGCACCGGATCAGAAAGGCCGCCGTGGACGCTCAGCCCCTCGACGCACTCGACCTGAAGCTGATGCAGGCCCTGCAACTCGACGGGCGGGCGCCGTTCAGCCGGATCGGCGAGGTGCTCGGGGTGTCCGACCAGACCGTCGCCCGCCGCCTCCGGCGGCTGCGCGCCACCGCCGGGCTACGGGTGATCGGCATGCTCGACGAGAGCCGGCTCGGCCGCACCGGCTGGATCGTCCGGCTGCGCTGCACCCCCGACGCGGCCGAGCAACTCGCGGGCGCCCTGGCCCGCCGCCCCGACACGACCTACATCGACCTCGTCTCCGGCGGCACCGAGGTCCTGTGCGCGATGAAACCGCGCAGCCGGCAGGAACGCGACGAACTCCTCTTCGGCCGCCTCCACCGCACCCCGCGCGTCACCTCCGTCAGCGCCCACTGCCTGCTCCACCTGTTCTACGGCGGCCCGTTCGGCCTGCTCCACAAGGTCCGGGCGCTCACCGCGGACGAGGAGGCGGCGCTGTGGCCGCCGCGGCCGGAGGCGGCCGACTCCGCCGTACAACTCGACGCGGAGGACGAGGCGTTGGTGGCCGTGCTGCGCCGTGACGGACGCGCCGGCCTCAACGAACTCCAGGCCGCCACCGGCCAGTCGGAGTCCGTCGTCAAGCGCCGCGTGGAACGGCTGCGCGCCTCGGGCATCCTCTACTTCGACGTGCAGTACGACAGC
This DNA window, taken from Streptomyces sp. NBC_00663, encodes the following:
- a CDS encoding MFS transporter yields the protein MPGSVPPSPTVTDDAAVSPVTVSGPAHLLRVTLLMAGSCLPILGAVLIAPVLPKMQDHFASVPGAKALVPLALTVPALALALLAPFAGVIVDRLGRRRLLIVATVLYAGFGTAPLWLESLGAIIASRALVGVAEAAIMTCCTTLIGDYYSGQRRVRYLALQTMCASASATVFFVLGGAAGSAGWRVPFWVYAVSLVLAPLMASALPAPVTSGSAAVVEPRRAFPWRQLGGVCALTFFGAMVFYTVPVEMSYLLDDLGVESSGVIGLATAVASAATMGGAVVFARLRRAPEPLLPVALAVCAAGFGVMSVAGNAALLVIGAVINCVGTGMLLPALLTSAMSRLAFADRGRGTGLWLAAFFGGEFVCPLVLLAGEAVVGSLAGAVGVLGVAAGGVGVGLMGRRPTAGRRGWSRSSPRP
- a CDS encoding sensor histidine kinase; protein product: MAKRLYVVLLIPVLVALSLGAFRVKRSVDTLQDAEDAVRVAQLVQTANKYASDVINERDVSVVPLLQGKRSDAAITKARAITDQDREDFDAAVANMPRSARLLQRVAAVRTGEKALTELREDAFTDKLPGVQTEEKYHLVQHPLMELSNELGFGSSNQASFGRTLYAISLTQAAESLTRAIGQRVLVEDREKQADGELAVQLATFRSYAYLQQVALQEFAGAGTTEDMNRLDDAMAAARAKGKALTATAAQQAADAGKTFVAPPPLAEMIDEISSGASAEQLAADGITAESYFTASTLAFDAYRSVEVQLTDTALAKAEGISDDARRDAVVNSSVVVAAVVLAFLLAAWVARSMTGSMRRLRGAALDIAQKQLPALVDKLSQPRPHPVDTRVTPIPIATRDEIGEVARAFDQVHREAVQLAAEQALLRGNISTIFTSLSRRSEALVEGQLHLLTDLEKHEADPDQLENLFRLDHLATRMRRNGENLLVLAGEEPRHRWDQPMPLIDTVRAAASEVEQYERIQISGIPETLVHARAASDLVHLLAELLENATTFSSPRSAVRVTAAQLPDGRAMVEIHDEGVGLTPQDFADLNRKLADPPTVDSAISQRMGLFVVGRLAERHGIRVQLRPARAQSGAIALVMLPYTTLADEGAPSYSTF
- a CDS encoding aldehyde dehydrogenase family protein, whose translation is MPSSTDLARPATASDTVSRLNAAFATGLTRPLAWRKSQLRALRRMLTEHEEVFAAALRADLGKSRTEAYTTEIGFLVNEIDHTLRHLDRWLRPRRVGVPLALAPARARTVREPLGTVLIISPWNYPLQLALAPLVGALAAGNCAVVKPSELAPATSAALAQWLPRVLNPEAVAVVEGGVAETTALLEQQFDHVFYTGNGTVGRIVMAAAARHLTPVTLELGGKSPVVVEPGTDPTAVARRIAWGKFMNAGQTCVAPDYVLAVGDTADGLEEALGAAIREMYGPDPATSEDYGRIVNERHFDRLAALPAGGRVVVGGAHDRSRLYFAPTVLADVDLDSPVMREEIFGPILPVVRVPDLTAAISFITAREKPLALYAFTASAASKRRLTAETSSGALAFGVPNAHLAVPGLPFGGVGESGLGRYHGTHSIDTFSHLKAVLDKPRLPDTLRLAYPPFTRGKDRILRRFT
- a CDS encoding DUF1569 domain-containing protein, yielding MSPERSATSPNPPALQASAVLLRGALDRPERELLPPGGPWNLSQTLQHCAQTVRYSVVGYPRLKPALFRATAGALAKRLFLRRGAMKHPLGAEIDGAPPLAADRPAADALADFEDAVALFTAHTGDHAAHPAYGRCTHEEFERLHAFHLAEHLPGLTRD
- a CDS encoding TetR/AcrR family transcriptional regulator; protein product: MTDVVPQRGRPRDASRDRALLEATLAVLAESGYGGLTTAAVAARAGVSTATLYRRWSSKEDLVIAAVAAFAGDLGAQPDTGTLEGDLRDLLRDKAVALTGRSGQLIRTLIGEAAHNDALAEALTAALMAPVRERVDVLVERAVVRGEIPPLDDRELAGDLVIGPVVSLFTLAPQPPHEIAEATALAAADRLLPFVLRAVGGGSVTH
- a CDS encoding MFS transporter, with amino-acid sequence MACVGVFVAYLPVTTVSVSLPAIQRALDASTAQLSWVSDAFVLPMAALILTAGVFGDAHGRKKVYQAGLALSGLGALVALCAQNIELVWAGQALAGVGSAALLPTTLALISHAVPDPRERGRFIGLWATALTAALALGPLIAGVVLDHFGWRWIYLLPVPASLLAAVCAARLLTDSRAPGSRRLDWPGQTTAALAITALVYGIIEGGATSFTEPKVMVALSTAAVAAVAFVLVERSSADPMLDLSLFRSPAFTATTLIAMISFLGLIGFFFALSLYFGMVQHLSTLDAAWRLLTVTVVPLALGAPVGRLVHRVSSRLLIPGGLLVTSVALLSLTGIDAHTSFGSLAWRLALLGLGLAFVITPMTATAVSSVPYHQAGMAAAGNNAFRQVGGALGPAILGALLSAKAVDALPGHLTDAGLTGATVRQVADVADHDGIGAVAGMNLGADTPRVLTALSDAFLDGLQLCLTVAAVLTLLAAVVGTLLLRRPDHPTPTKPAEHSPKTSETPSPVG
- a CDS encoding Lrp/AsnC family transcriptional regulator encodes the protein MDAQPLDALDLKLMQALQLDGRAPFSRIGEVLGVSDQTVARRLRRLRATAGLRVIGMLDESRLGRTGWIVRLRCTPDAAEQLAGALARRPDTTYIDLVSGGTEVLCAMKPRSRQERDELLFGRLHRTPRVTSVSAHCLLHLFYGGPFGLLHKVRALTADEEAALWPPRPEAADSAVQLDAEDEALVAVLRRDGRAGLNELQAATGQSESVVKRRVERLRASGILYFDVQYDSAALGLGTGAMLWLTVAPSALADVGEALAAHREVGFAAATTGQANLVASVVTRDGGELYRYLSERIGALKGVQTVETTLTLRRVKELTYEPTR